A genomic segment from Bosea sp. OAE506 encodes:
- a CDS encoding SURF1 family cytochrome oxidase biogenesis protein, producing the protein MSETAPSPRRPRLLWPALLSILGVAILCTLGAWQIARMSEKRVFIDRLAAQAAGAPAAMPASASWASLDPAALDLTRVSAQGTFIDGPFAGVRTTIAAGERGTRQLAGFGRWIFQGFRLDDGGVILVNRGFVPEGRLGEIRPASGPATVTGFLRAAEGRGSFTPADLPANREFYTRDPAAIAASLGIGAAAPFYLEAERQGDGLTPPAGVDAKELIARIPDNHLSYALTWFGLALTLIGVFSAFAWQGRRKAGEPG; encoded by the coding sequence GTGAGCGAGACCGCCCCCTCCCCGCGCCGGCCCCGCCTGCTCTGGCCGGCGCTGCTGTCGATCCTCGGTGTTGCGATCCTTTGCACGCTCGGGGCGTGGCAGATCGCGCGGATGAGCGAGAAGCGCGTCTTCATCGACCGGCTCGCCGCCCAGGCCGCGGGCGCGCCCGCCGCCATGCCGGCCAGCGCGAGCTGGGCATCGCTGGACCCCGCCGCGCTCGACCTGACGCGGGTGAGCGCACAGGGAACCTTCATCGATGGGCCCTTCGCCGGGGTGCGCACCACCATCGCCGCCGGGGAGCGCGGCACGCGCCAGCTCGCCGGCTTCGGCCGCTGGATCTTCCAGGGGTTCCGGCTCGACGATGGCGGCGTCATCCTGGTCAATCGCGGCTTCGTGCCGGAGGGGCGCCTCGGCGAGATCAGGCCGGCCTCGGGCCCGGCGACGGTCACCGGCTTCCTGCGCGCGGCGGAAGGCCGCGGCTCCTTCACGCCGGCGGACCTGCCCGCCAATCGCGAGTTCTACACCCGCGACCCGGCCGCGATCGCCGCCTCGCTCGGCATCGGGGCAGCCGCGCCGTTCTATCTCGAGGCGGAGCGCCAGGGTGACGGGTTGACGCCCCCGGCCGGTGTCGATGCGAAGGAGCTGATCGCGCGCATCCCCGACAACCACCTCTCCTATGCGCTGACCTGGTTCGGGCTGGCGCTGACGCTGATCGGGGTGTTTTCAGCCTTCGCCTGGCAGGGGCGGCGGAAAGCGGGCGAGCCCGGTTAA
- the thrC gene encoding threonine synthase codes for MLHVSTRGEAPALSFSDALLAGLARDGGLYVPKTFPTLTVDEIAGLSGQSYAQVAERVIGALADGDIEGSALSSMIAEAYATFRHPAVCPLNQIGDNLFVLELFHGPTLAFKDVAMQLLGRLMDHVLKLRGERATIVGATSGDTGGAAIDAFKGLERVDVFILYPQGRVSDVQRRQMTTVEADNVHAVAVEGTFDDCQNLVKALFNHHAFRDEIGLSGVNSINWARIAAQVVYYFTSAVSLGAPGRKVSFAVPTGNFGDVLAGFVAKRIGLPIERLLIGTNSNDILARTLASGAYEMKGVHATTSPSMDIQISSNFERLLFEVHGRDGAAVRRLMQSLQQSGRFEIAAEPLAAIRAEFDAAGIDEAATSAEIGRTWREAGYLLDPHTAVGVAAARGGLVKDPTTPMIVLGTAHPAKFPAAVKAASGVTPALPAHLGDLMEREERFTLLPNDQSAIEAFVRAKARAVRSAAA; via the coding sequence GTGCTGCATGTGTCCACCCGCGGGGAGGCTCCCGCCCTCTCCTTCTCCGATGCGCTGCTCGCAGGGCTTGCCCGCGATGGCGGGCTTTACGTGCCCAAGACGTTTCCGACGCTGACGGTGGACGAGATCGCCGGCTTGTCCGGCCAGAGCTATGCGCAGGTGGCGGAGCGTGTGATCGGCGCGCTCGCCGATGGCGACATCGAGGGGTCGGCCCTGTCTTCGATGATCGCGGAGGCCTATGCCACCTTCCGGCACCCGGCTGTCTGCCCGCTCAACCAGATCGGCGACAATCTCTTCGTGCTGGAGCTGTTCCACGGCCCGACGCTCGCCTTCAAGGATGTGGCGATGCAGCTGCTCGGGCGGCTGATGGACCATGTCCTGAAGCTGCGCGGCGAGCGCGCCACCATCGTCGGCGCGACCTCGGGCGACACCGGCGGGGCGGCGATCGACGCCTTCAAGGGCCTCGAGCGGGTCGACGTCTTCATCCTCTACCCGCAGGGCCGCGTCTCGGACGTGCAGCGGCGGCAGATGACAACGGTCGAGGCCGACAATGTCCATGCGGTCGCGGTCGAGGGCACCTTCGACGACTGCCAGAACCTGGTGAAGGCGCTGTTCAACCACCACGCCTTCCGCGACGAGATCGGCCTGTCGGGCGTGAACTCGATCAATTGGGCCCGGATCGCGGCACAGGTGGTCTATTACTTCACCTCCGCCGTCTCGCTCGGCGCGCCCGGCCGCAAGGTGTCGTTCGCCGTGCCGACGGGGAATTTCGGTGACGTGCTCGCCGGCTTTGTCGCCAAGCGGATAGGGCTGCCGATCGAGCGCCTGCTGATCGGCACCAACAGCAACGATATCCTGGCGCGCACGCTCGCCAGCGGTGCCTATGAGATGAAGGGCGTGCACGCCACGACCTCGCCTTCGATGGACATCCAGATCTCCTCGAATTTCGAGCGGCTCCTGTTCGAAGTGCACGGCCGGGACGGCGCCGCCGTGCGCCGGCTGATGCAGTCGCTCCAGCAATCGGGGCGCTTCGAGATCGCAGCCGAGCCGCTGGCCGCCATCCGTGCCGAGTTCGACGCCGCGGGCATCGACGAGGCGGCGACCTCGGCCGAGATCGGCCGGACCTGGCGCGAGGCCGGCTATCTGCTCGATCCGCATACGGCGGTGGGCGTCGCGGCGGCGCGGGGCGGGCTGGTCAAGGATCCCACGACGCCGATGATCGTGCTCGGCACGGCCCATCCGGCCAAGTTCCCCGCCGCAGTGAAGGCGGCGAGCGGCGTGACGCCGGCTCTGCCGGCGCATCTCGGCGATCTGATGGAGCGCGAGGAGCGCTTCACGCTGCTGCCCAACGACCAGAGCGCGATCGAGGCCTTCGTGCGCGCCAAGGCGCGGGCCGTGCGGAGCGCCGCGGCATGA
- a CDS encoding pitrilysin family protein — MSAEMSAAGPAETAEVAASGVRGAHDPSVGLTTLPSGLRIVSQRMDHAATVSLGIWIGAGSRDELPHEHGLAHLLEHMAFKGTARRSALQIAEEIESVGGDLNAATSVEYTCYTARVLGSDLPLAVDILSDILTASSLTEEELKREKGVILQEIGAVQDTPDDLVYDRFLQAAFPDQPLGRPILGTAETVQSFTPDAIRAYLARHYHAGNMVLAASGAVNHDELVALAEQHLATLPPRPATLPTREDGHYRGGEARVGSDEEQVHLVLGFPGRAFKDGAHYPLQIFSSVLGGGLSSRLFQEVREKRGLAYAIDAFHWPFSDCGVFGIGAGTAPEDVGELIEVALSCLRQAAEDTTEAEVARARAQMKVGLLASLESPGGKLDQMARQVLLFGRAIPREELAARLDAVTLEDVRAAGRSLLGHQPTVAAVGPLQGLPPAKALKHAARAGV, encoded by the coding sequence ATGAGCGCCGAGATGAGCGCGGCCGGCCCGGCCGAGACGGCCGAGGTCGCAGCCAGCGGGGTCCGCGGCGCGCATGACCCCTCCGTCGGGCTGACCACGCTGCCGTCTGGCCTGCGGATCGTCTCGCAGCGCATGGACCATGCCGCGACCGTCTCGCTCGGCATCTGGATCGGTGCGGGCTCGCGCGACGAGCTGCCCCATGAGCACGGGCTCGCCCATTTGCTCGAACACATGGCCTTCAAGGGCACCGCGCGTCGCAGCGCGCTGCAGATTGCGGAGGAGATCGAGAGCGTCGGCGGCGATCTCAATGCCGCGACCTCGGTCGAATACACCTGCTACACCGCCCGCGTGCTCGGCTCCGACCTGCCGCTGGCGGTCGACATTCTCTCTGACATCCTCACCGCCTCCTCCCTCACCGAGGAGGAGCTGAAGCGGGAGAAGGGCGTGATCCTGCAAGAGATCGGCGCCGTGCAGGATACGCCGGACGATCTCGTCTATGACCGCTTCCTGCAGGCGGCCTTCCCGGACCAGCCGCTGGGCCGGCCGATCCTGGGCACGGCCGAGACGGTGCAGAGCTTCACGCCCGATGCGATCCGCGCCTATCTCGCGCGCCATTACCATGCCGGGAACATGGTGCTGGCGGCGTCGGGCGCGGTGAATCACGACGAGCTGGTCGCGCTGGCAGAACAGCATCTCGCAACCCTGCCGCCCCGCCCTGCCACCCTCCCGACCCGCGAGGACGGGCACTACAGGGGCGGCGAGGCGCGCGTCGGCAGCGATGAGGAGCAGGTCCATCTCGTGCTCGGCTTTCCCGGCCGGGCCTTCAAGGATGGGGCGCATTATCCCCTGCAGATCTTCTCCTCGGTGCTCGGCGGCGGGCTGTCCTCGCGGCTGTTCCAGGAGGTGCGCGAGAAGCGCGGTCTCGCCTACGCCATCGACGCCTTCCACTGGCCCTTCTCCGATTGCGGCGTCTTCGGAATCGGCGCCGGCACGGCGCCGGAGGATGTTGGCGAACTGATCGAGGTTGCGCTGTCCTGCCTGCGGCAGGCGGCCGAGGACACGACGGAAGCCGAGGTTGCCCGCGCTCGGGCGCAGATGAAGGTCGGCCTCCTGGCCTCGCTCGAAAGCCCCGGCGGCAAGCTCGACCAGATGGCGAGGCAGGTCCTGCTCTTCGGCCGGGCAATCCCGCGCGAGGAGCTGGCGGCGCGGCTCGACGCTGTGACGCTGGAGGATGTGCGTGCAGCCGGCCGCTCGCTGCTCGGCCACCAGCCGACGGTGGCGGCCGTCGGCCCGCTGCAGGGGTTGCCGCCGGCCAAGGCGCTCAAACACGCGGCACGGGCGGGCGTGTGA
- a CDS encoding GNAT family protein: protein MALFRFSTEPLTRPLIRTENLILRAPQASDYAAWSLLRIESRAFLTPWEPVWNEDDLTRNSFRLRVKRAAREIAADEAYSLFLLDARSEALLGGLTLGLVRRGVAQACTLGYWMGARHAGKGHMSEAVRGALRFAFQDLALHRVEAACLPNNEPSRRLLERVGFRHEGLARSYLRINGIWADHLLYAALASDRLPGEGR, encoded by the coding sequence ATGGCGCTGTTCCGCTTCTCGACAGAGCCGCTGACGCGCCCGCTGATCCGGACCGAGAACCTGATCCTGCGGGCGCCGCAGGCCAGCGACTATGCCGCCTGGTCACTGCTGCGCATCGAGAGCCGCGCCTTCCTGACGCCCTGGGAGCCGGTCTGGAACGAGGACGACCTGACCCGCAATTCCTTCCGCCTGCGGGTGAAGCGGGCGGCGCGCGAGATCGCCGCCGACGAGGCCTATTCCCTGTTCCTGCTCGATGCCCGCAGCGAAGCTCTGCTCGGCGGGCTGACGCTGGGACTCGTGCGGCGCGGCGTCGCCCAGGCCTGCACGCTGGGCTACTGGATGGGCGCGCGCCATGCCGGCAAGGGCCATATGAGCGAGGCGGTGCGCGGCGCGCTGCGCTTCGCCTTTCAGGACCTCGCCCTGCACCGGGTCGAGGCTGCCTGCCTGCCGAACAACGAGCCTTCGCGCCGCCTGCTCGAGCGCGTCGGCTTCCGTCATGAGGGGCTCGCGCGCTCCTATCTGCGCATAAACGGCATCTGGGCGGACCATCTGCTCTATGCCGCGCTCGCCAGCGACCGGCTGCCGGGCGAGGGCCGATGA